Proteins encoded in a region of the Triticum dicoccoides isolate Atlit2015 ecotype Zavitan chromosome 3A, WEW_v2.0, whole genome shotgun sequence genome:
- the LOC119270934 gene encoding protein FLOWERING LOCUS T-like yields the protein MLRSRDPLIIGRIVGDVVDYFDASARLRVSYGNREITAGSELRPSQVANQPTVRITGRAGSLYTLVMVDPDVPGPSDPSEREYLHWFVTDIPEGGDVGHGTEVVAYEKPQPTAGIHRLAFVVFRQAAREAIYAPGWRSNFITRDMAECYNLGAPVAAAYFNCQREGSCGGRRWQG from the exons ATGTTGAGGTCGAGGGATCCGCTAATCATCGGGAGGATCGTTGGCGACGTCGTCGACTACTTCGATGCCTCAGCGCGGCTGAGGGTGTCGTACGGCAACCGCGAGATCACGGCCGGGTCGGAGCTGAGGCCGTCGCAGGTGGCGAACCAGCCCACGGTGCGCATCACAGGAAGGGCGGGATCACTCTACACGCTC GTGATGGTAGACCCTGATGTACCTGGACCAAGCGACCCTTCCGAACGGGAGTACCTCCATTG GTTCGTCACAGACATACCAGAAGGAGGTGACGTGGGCCATG GCACTGAGGTGGTGGCATACGAGAAGCCGCAGCCGACGGCGGGGATCCACCGTTTGGCATTCGTGGTGTTCCGGCAGGCTGCGCGGGAGGCCATCTATGCACCAGGGTGGCGCTCCAACTTCATCACGAGGGACATGGCCGAGTGCTACAACCTCggcgctccggtcgccgccgcctaCTTCAATTGCCAGAGGGAGGGCAGCTGTGGTGGCCGGAGGTGGCAGGGGTGA